The following are encoded in a window of Phragmites australis chromosome 22, lpPhrAust1.1, whole genome shotgun sequence genomic DNA:
- the LOC133905464 gene encoding cilia- and flagella-associated protein 54-like, translated as MHLLHRSSMLGAGAGGGRALRRVGSSPRALLRSESIKKRSAKKSGIKGSKRAQLRAGLAAALLELRLAGRQKRGPVSAAAADSTRPGADVGGPSCADAAAAAIPARAAAGPEGPASSGGINRATLPPLLLALVALACVVALGRAPAVCCCTCAAWWCRGPSAYTSGRRRSGVLSSSVQPQAVDGSNTGAAGRTG; from the coding sequence ATGCATCTTCTACACCGATCCTCCATgctcggcgccggcgccggcggtggccgGGCGCTGCGGCGAGTCGGCAGCTCCCCGAGGGCGCTGCTGAGGAGCGAGTCCATCAAGAAGAGGAGTGCTAAGAAGAGCGGCATCAAGGGATCGAAGAGGGCGCAGCTGCGCGCCGGGCTCGCCGCCGCTCTGCTGGAGCTCAGGCTCGCCGGTCGCCAGAAGCGCGGACCGGtgtccgccgccgctgcagACTCCACGCGCCCGGGGGCTGATGTTGGAGGGCCCTCCTGCgccgatgccgccgccgccgctatcCCGGCACGCGCGGCGGCTGGTCCCGAGGGGCCGGCGAGCAGCGGAGGAATAAACCGCGCGAcgctgccgccgctgctgctggCGCTGGTGGCCCTCGCGTGCGTGGTGGCGCTTGGCAGGGCGCCGGCAGTCTGCTGCTGCACGTGCGCTGCGTGGTGGTGCCGCGGCCCCTCTGCCTACACCAGCGGGCGCCGCCGGAGCGGCGTCCTCTCCAGCAGTGTGCAACCACAAGCTGTTGATGGTAGTAACACTGGCGCAGCTGGTCGCACTGGGTGA